In Columba livia isolate bColLiv1 breed racing homer chromosome 6, bColLiv1.pat.W.v2, whole genome shotgun sequence, a single genomic region encodes these proteins:
- the TSPAN14 gene encoding tetraspanin-14 — protein sequence MHYYRYSSAEVSCWYKYLLFSYNIIFWLAGVAFLAAGLWAWSEKGVLSDLTKVTGLHGLDPVVLVLMVGIVMFTLGFAGCVGALRENICLLKFFCGTIVFIFLLELAVAVLAFLFQDWVRDRVKEFFENNIKSYRDDIDLQNLIDSLQKINHCCGAQGPEDWDFNIYFNCSSESKSREKCGVPFSCCIPDPAQKVVNTQCGYDVRKKNKNQWDDQIFVKGCIVALEAWLPQNIYIVAGVFIAISLLQIFGIFLARTLISDIEAVKASNAF from the exons ATGCACTATTACCGATATTCTAGTGCAGAAGTCAGCTGTTGGTACAAATACCTGCTCTTCAGCTACAACATTATCTTCTGG cTAGCTGGGGTGGCCTTCCTTGCGGCTGGACTGTGGGCGTGGAGTGAAAAG ggtGTGTTGTCTGATCTGACGAAAGTGACTGGTCTTCATGGTCTGGACCCAGTGGTGCTTGTCTTAATGGTGGGAATAGTGATGTTTACTTTGGGATTTGCTGGTTGTGTTGGAGCACTGAGGGAAAACATCTGCCTTCTGAAGTTT ttctgtggAACAATTGTGTTTATAttcctgctggagctggcagTTGCAGTTCTGGCTTTTCTGTTCCAGGACTGGGTGAGGGACAGGGTCAAGGAATTCTTTGAGAACAACATTAAATCCTATCGAGACGATATTGACCTCCAGAACCTCATTGATTCACTACAGAAAATC AACCATTGCTGTGGTGCCCAAGGTCCAGAGGATTGGGACTTCAACATATACTTTAATTGCAGCAGTGAAAGCAAAAGTCGTGAGAAGTGTGGTGTTCCTTTTTCCTGTTGTATACCTGATCCTGCT CAAAAAGTCGTGAATACACAGTGTGGCTATGATGTCAGAAAGAAG AACAAGAATCAATGGGATGATCAGATTTTTGTCAAGGGATGTATTGTTGCTCTTGAAGCTTGGTTACCCCAAAATATCTACATTGTTGCAGGTGTCTTCATTGCTATCTCACTGCTGCAG atTTTTGGGATTTTCCTAGCCAGGACATTGATTTCTGATATTGAAGCTGTAAAAGCAAGTAATGCCTTCTGA